The genome window TAATTCTATTCTCAAAAATGCATCAAAAAGGCGCGACAAATGACGCTTCAAAGATACAACGTATTTGCGCTAATTGTGGATTGCGAGTTAAAGAAGGAAGAGACATTAAAACAATACAACTGCTCCGTAAGACGAGAAATGAATGGGGCGTGGAATATGCATATAGGATTCCTCTTGGTCTTAGCTTCTCCGATTTTGAACAAAAGATACAGCATTTAGAGGATGGATTGAATCATAAAAGCAAAGTTTACGATTTTAAGCTATCAGACTTCAAAACTCTTCGTTTGAGAAGAGATATCTTGAAACAAATACAAAACATCATAAACAAGAAAAGATGTGTTAGAAAGGAAATAGAGCTGTCCTACGATGGATTGTTAAAAATACGAGTCTACGAAAAAGGAATTCCTGATTTTGTGAAGTTTGAAGAGGATATGATGAAGCGATGCAGAGGATGGGAAGTTCCAATCGGATTTACCAGAGATGGATTAATAAAACACGACTTCGATAAAATCGCGCACATGATCTCAGCAGGGATGACTGACATGGGTAAATCAAATGTATTAAAGCTTATAATTACATCACTCGTACGCAATCAACCAGAGAATACAAAGCTATTCCTTATTGATTTGAAGGGTGGTCTATCTTTTAACCGATATCGATTCTTAAACCAAGTCGAATCAATTGCGAAAAACCCACAAGAAGCCCTTGAGACTCTAAGGGAATTGCAAAAGAAACTGAATGGTAGAAACGAATACTTACTAGAAAACGGATACGAAGATATAAAAGAAGCTGGGGACCCAACGAGGTACTTTGTAATAGTGGATGAGGCAGCCGACATGACGCCATATCAGGAGTGTAAGGACATTATTGTTGATATAGGAAGACGAGGGAGGGCAGCAGGGTTTCGCTTGGTATACGCAACTCAATATCCGACTAATGAAGCTTTACCATCGCAGCTCCGTCAAAATATTGGTACCCGTGTATGCTTCAGATTACAAACCGAAGCAGGGAGCCGTGCTGTACTGGATGAAGGAGGAGCAGAAAGTCTTCCCAACATCAAGGGAAGGGCTATATACCAAACGAATGAGAAGAAGGTCTTACAGACTGTTTATATCGATAATAAGCAGATTGATAACATCATAAAGCCACATATCAACATTAGAGCGAGAAAGGAGCATGAAGATGCAAAAGTTAGCAATGAAAGAACAACGCTTAGAAAGCATTCTCTCGAGCTTGAAGAGATTGGGATTTTTGACTAGGAAGCAAATACAGGTATTACATGATCTTGGCGGTGACAGAAATGCATCTCGTGTAATGAAGGAACTTGAAGAATATGTATCTAGCTTTCGCTATGGAGAAAAAGTCTTTTATCTCAATAAAGAAGGACGCGAGCGTATTGGAAGTAAGAAGATTCTTAAGCGAACTAATCAATTTCGCCACTACATTATGCGTAATGATATCTATATCGCTTATGAATGCCCTAAGACGTGGAAGCAGGAAGTGAAGATGAATGTGAAAGGTGTTGTTTCGATTATAGCGGATGCACTTTTTACCGAAAACGGAAAATACCACATTGTAGAAGTGGATCATGAGCAGAAGATGAGTGCGAACCGTGTGAAGATGCAGAAATACAGAAAGCTAATTGATTGCAAAGTATTTGAAAAGCCACCTAAATTTATCTGGTACACCACGACAGAATACCGTAGGAAAAACCTGCAAAAGCTTTGCGAGGGATTAGATTGCAACATATTTACCGTTACGGATTTCCATTAAAAATAGGGAGATGGTCCATATGGCAACTGAGACGATGAGCATAAAGGACTTTATGAGCGGAAATTATGGAGCGAAGAAAAAGTGGAGCTTGTTCAAAAAGAAGGCAAAAAAATACGCACCTGTGGCGGTGCGTATTGGTCTTGTGATCGGTAGTGCTATTATATTCAGTCAAATTATAGATATTCCTCATGCTTTTGCGTCAGGGTCAGAACCAGATGTGAATGAAGTATTTAAAGATGTTCAATCAAGTGATGGAAAGATAAAGAACTATATAGATGGTCAACTTTATAACCGTATTGTAAACGCATTTGAGCCAGTTATTTTCCTGATTAAAGCGGTCTCGTATCCTATAGCATCCGTTGTAGCGTTATGCGGTGGGTTGTTTATTATGGTTGGTAGCCAGGAACGAGGATTCTCGCTAATATCTCGTGCCGGAATCGGTTATATTGTAGTCCAAATGATACCATTGTTTATGAGGTTGTTAGTTGAAATTGCTAAAGCGATTTAGTCCTACAGTTGTAGGGCTTTTTTATTTATATCCAAGATATAAGAATACTCACATATCGTTATTATCAGAAGATATATCTTAACTAAACATTTGAAATTAATAGTTTTATATTTATAAAAATGTAATATATTTACATTCGATAGAAGTGACAGTATGCTAAAGTAGCAAGTTATAAAACTATTAAAGGGGGCTTTTTTATGTTAAAGAAATTAG of Bacillus clarus contains these proteins:
- a CDS encoding replication-relaxation family protein — encoded protein: MKEQRLESILSSLKRLGFLTRKQIQVLHDLGGDRNASRVMKELEEYVSSFRYGEKVFYLNKEGRERIGSKKILKRTNQFRHYIMRNDIYIAYECPKTWKQEVKMNVKGVVSIIADALFTENGKYHIVEVDHEQKMSANRVKMQKYRKLIDCKVFEKPPKFIWYTTTEYRRKNLQKLCEGLDCNIFTVTDFH
- a CDS encoding FtsK/SpoIIIE domain-containing protein encodes the protein MIFELVSSAAVGGVILFSKMHQKGATNDASKIQRICANCGLRVKEGRDIKTIQLLRKTRNEWGVEYAYRIPLGLSFSDFEQKIQHLEDGLNHKSKVYDFKLSDFKTLRLRRDILKQIQNIINKKRCVRKEIELSYDGLLKIRVYEKGIPDFVKFEEDMMKRCRGWEVPIGFTRDGLIKHDFDKIAHMISAGMTDMGKSNVLKLIITSLVRNQPENTKLFLIDLKGGLSFNRYRFLNQVESIAKNPQEALETLRELQKKLNGRNEYLLENGYEDIKEAGDPTRYFVIVDEAADMTPYQECKDIIVDIGRRGRAAGFRLVYATQYPTNEALPSQLRQNIGTRVCFRLQTEAGSRAVLDEGGAESLPNIKGRAIYQTNEKKVLQTVYIDNKQIDNIIKPHINIRARKEHEDAKVSNERTTLRKHSLELEEIGIFD